From Camelus dromedarius isolate mCamDro1 chromosome 12, mCamDro1.pat, whole genome shotgun sequence, the proteins below share one genomic window:
- the ARL14EP gene encoding ARL14 effector protein, producing MMDPCSVGVQLRTTNECHKTYYTRHTGFKTLQELSSNDMLLLQLRTGMTLSGNNTICFHHAKIYIDRFEDLQKSCCDPFNIHKKLAKKNLHVIDLDDATFLSAKFGRQLVPGWKLCPKCTQIINGSVDVDSEDRQRRKADSDGRTAKALRSLQFANPGKQTEFAPETGKREKRRLTKNAPAGSDRQVIPAKSKVYDSQGLLIFSGMDLCDCLDEDCLGCFYACPACGSTKCGAECRCDRKWLYEQIEIEGGEIIHNKHAG from the exons atGATGGATCCGTGTTCGGTGGGAGTCCAGCTTCGTACCACAAATGAGTGCCATAAAACCTACTATACTCGTCACACAGGTTTCAAGACTTTGCAAGAATTGTCATCAAATGACATGCTTTTACTTCAACTTAGAACTGGAATGACACTTTCTGGAAACAATACAATTTGCTTCCATCATGCAAAAATTTACATTGACAGATTTGAGGATTTGCAGAAGTCATGTTGTGACCCATTTAACATACACAAAAAACTAGCCAAAAAAAATTTGCATGTAATTGACTTAGATGATGCCACTTTTCTGAGTGCAAAATTTGGAAGACAGCTTGTACCTGGTTGGAAGCTTTGTCCAAAATGTACACAGATAATCAATGGAAGTGTGGATGTTGATTCTGAAGACCGGCAGAGAAGAAAAGCTGATTCAGAT GGAAGAACTGCTAAAGCTTTGAGGTCATTACAATTTGCAAACCCAGGAAAGCAAACTGAATTTGCTCCAGAAActggtaaaagagaaaaaagaaggctTACAAAAAATGCGCCTGCTGGTTCAGACAG acaagtGATCCCAGCAAAGAGTAAGGTCTATGATAGCCAGGGCCTCCTGATTTTCAGTGGAATGGACCTCTGTGACTGCCTGGATGAAGACTGCTTAGGGTGTTTCTATGCTTGTCCTGCCTGTGGTTCTACCAAATGTGGAGCCGAATGCCGCTGTGACCGCAAGTGGCTGTATGAGCAAATTGAAATTGAAGGAGGAGAAATAATTCACAACAAACATGCTGGATAA